TATAATAGattattttgttcaaatctatattaaaatgaaaatacttTACACAATGTCCTTAATCATCAGAGCAACTATACTttacatatattcataatattaacTACAAAAATTGTTGTTGTCAGACAAATAAAGCACAAACCCAAATTCACTATGCATATGGATCCCACAACATACTTTATAAAAGTTATCCACAAAACTCAGATATCAAATCCTCGAACTTTTACTGATCTGAAATGTTTAAAATTAAGGGTTGAACTTAAAGCTCTAATCGAAGCACTAATATCGAGACCAAGCAAGTGACATAAAATGAACTACAATTACACTCAATAAACCATGAAACAGAAGTAAGATCAataaattttcctttcattaCCTTCACAATATCAATTCAAAAGCAATATCAATTACAGCAATTCAGATTCATAAACAATCACTAGTACCATTCAGTCACATCGATATACACAGATGGGAAGCAATCATCAACTGGCTAGTGATTCAATCATTCCTTCCGGGGCACACTTTATATATTTCCCCTATGGGGGGCACTTCATTCATCCCTTCCAGAGAACTCACCTCTCATAGGAGGTGTATTTAGACacgtgtgcatatatatatatatgtgtgtgtgtgtgtggacgCATCAGTCACAACTTGCATCTACTTGCAATGGCATGTCTTTCTCAAAGCTATTCAAATGGAACAATTTATCATATCATATGCACCAGCATGTATCATGACTGACCTTATACAGATCAAACACAAGCCGAAGCAACTCTTTGAAACCTTAAACAAGCACACGAGTGCATGTACATATCAGCTCTCTTGCATTTCCGAATCGTGACTAAGAACACTCAAACTTTCAATTAACcaaataattagaaatataAGTTAAACACAACCATATATGTACCCACTTCATCACAGCAGCACGATGGACTTTGCCAAGCAATCCATTTCCAAACACAACTCAACCCTCAAAGATCAAACTTTTACTCAAACAGACACGTCGATTGAAACTATCAAGTATAACCCACACATAAGCTTAGACAATCTCATCTCATCAGATTTCTTTTAGCTCGAAGAAAATTAACGGAACTCAACCTTCGCATATATTTATCTTTCACCCAAACAATCGCATCAATAGAAATCATCAAGTATAGATTCAGCATATATTTAAGGTTTCAAAGAGTTGCTTTGGGTTGTGTTTGATCTGTATAAGGGCAGTCATGATACATGCTGGTGCATATGATATGATAAATTGTTCCATTTGAATAGCTTTAAGAAAGACATGCCATGGCAAGTAGATGCCATTGCTGGCCTGTTCATCTAACTCGTCTCCTTTAAGAAGGAAGGATCAAATTGTTggtttaataaaattttaattttttggccTATCCTCCCTGTCCCAAACATTTTAAGAGTCTACAACTTgaattactaaaataaaatcagGAGTTAAGAggaagtaaaataaaaagggggaattatttttaagttGCCGAATAAggacaaaataaataagtaaaaaggcttctctctttttttttattcattaaaaattgaataaaaagtaaaaaaagggTGTAGCACAGTGatgtatatttaattaatgagGTCGATTCTCCATATTTAATTCGTCGCATCTTGCCCCATTATTCCATGAGGTCATTTTCAGATAAGAAATGGTGGGTTCTCAATAGATGCAGTGTTTCTCAAAGGCATCTCAAGTGATTATGAAAGAATGAATGTTCGGTACGAACTCTGACCGTAGACTTGTAGAGATGGATTACCATGGAGTCAAATTAGCGTTTCTGATTACCATGGAGTCAAATTAGCGTTTCTTAGAGATAAGGTGGAATCGACTGACTGTTAATAAAATTCTCTATATCCTTACGAACATACCACTGTATACTTagttggaaaaagaaaagaaacttttTGGATATCGTTGTACGTCCTTTCTAAAACTGAGATTGATGAACCATAAAtaatctttctttatttttatcctTATTGAACATGGCATTGTATAAAGAGGTTTTTGCATGAATTACAGATCATTTTGATCCAGAAAATTCTGACTTATTTGTGGAATGCGAGAAATTCTTCTGTCATGCGACCTCTCGAGTTTAATGATGGTGCAGAAGAATGCAGTAACAGAGGCAGGGCAGGGCAGGAGCTTGTGGTGATGCTGAAGTGCAGATAGATACTGTGAACAAATTTATGACTGTTATGGAATTCATAGGACGATGTGGCACCGAACTTGTAGTCATTGGTGTCAATTTGTCGAGCTGTTTATTAGTGGCCTCAATTCTTTTTCAGTGGTCAGGAAGCAACGATTTGGGCCATAAATAACATGGACAAAAATGTCGGAGTCTTTGTTCTGTTGATATATTAAGGATCCTTCAGTTTCGTAGATTTGGTTCCGCAGATTCATCTCTGCCTTGAACAGAAAATTGATTGGAGGTAAGTGTGTCCATCTTTGTTTAATAACTCGAAAGACTCGGATTAGATGGCTTTAATTTCGATTAGATtcttcaatatatttattgagACAAGAAGGATATTCCATATTATGATTAAGATTTAGCTGAGAAGGCACATTGGTATTGCCATTCCACTTCAAACCCAAAATAAGAACAAAAGTAAAAATGCTTATGGAATAAGGCTGTTTAGCTTTCTACTTCACACCGATAAATTGCTATTCCCCTCGACGGAACCTCCATGTACCGGTTTTTGCCTGGTCTCCCATCTCATTGGCCTCTGGTGCTCCGCCTGATTATTGTCTTTTACAGTTAGAAAATTAAGTTGAGCAATAACCGTGCATTTTTATGgccatttatatataaatggaaaatctGCCATGAAAAGGTACCTGAGAAGATTTCTCGGAGCCGCATTTCTTTTCAGCCTGTTTGTTTTCCTACGCTTTTTCCTGTCAACCATTCTCACCAACCATCTCGGTCTCCCGGTTTCCAGCATAATATATCCCACTGATATCCCAAGGATGAGTCCGCATCCTGAGCCCATTGCCACTGCCCTCCATTCAATCCAatgcccttcttcttcttcttcttcttcttcttcttcaggggAAACTGCATGCGGTGGTGACTGCTTCGAAGTATCACATGTATCTGACAATGGAGGACCGCACAGGCCAGGATTCCCGTCAAAGGAGTGGTTGAATGTATCCATTTGCGGGCCATGAGGAATTGGTCCCACGAGCTGGTTATACGAGAGATTCAAGGTGGTGAGTGACGTAAGATCCGCCAATCCTCTGGGGATCTTCCCATTGAGCTTGTTCGAGGATAGGTCCAGCCACTCAAGATCAGTAAGATTCCCCACAGAAGAAGGGATCCTGCCAGTTAGATTGTTATGAGAAATGTTGAGTCCCTTGAGTGCTTTCAGATCTCCGATTGATTCTGGGATCTCTCCTTCGAAGAAGTTCCTTGACAAGTCAATGGTTGTAAACACGGTCAGAATTTTCACCAGCACCAACTCCGTCCCTTTCACGAACACTGTAATGGTATCTTCATAGTTTAGGTCACCCATATAACGTAAACTGcctttctcttcattcttcatGGCTATTAAGTTGGCAATGTACTCTGCTGGCAGTCGACCGGAAAAGTTGTTGTCAGAGAGGTCCAAAATGCGTAACTTTGGGAAGGGATGACTAGTTCTCTTGGAACTATCCACCAGACCACAGAACCAGTTGGATCTCAGGATAAGAACTTGCAGATGTGGAAGGATATCCAACCAGTAAGGGAAGTGGCCCTCTAACTCATTTTCGCCGAGAtccaaaacttgcaaattctTGCAACCTGTCAAAGATCGTGGCAACGTCCCTCCGAGCCGATTTTGACCTAAGCGGATTGCCCTGACCGAGTTCTTTCCAGAGAAAATTATCTCTGGCATATGACCAACAAATTGATTTGCTTGTAGATCCAATACATCTAGGGAGGCACTAAAGTTCATCAAACAGTGAGGAATGGTGCCGGTCAAGCTGTTATTGGACAGGTTGATGATCTCTCGCTTAGTGGCGTTACAGAGCTGATAAGGAATGTCTCCACTGAACCCATTGTTTGCAACGGAAAAGCAACCAATGGATGGTGATGGAATCGGGAGAGGTCCTTCAAAACTGTTATTGGCTAAGTAAATAATAGAAGCAGTTGAATTCAGAAGGAAATTTATTGGCAACTGTCCAGAAAACTCATTGTTGGAGAGGCTCAAGTATGAAATTTGTGAGGGAAGGGGAATTTCAATGGCTCCATGAAACCTGTTGGACCGTAAATCTACAGCATACAACCAGTAGAGAGAATTTAGCCAGCGCGGGAATGTATCAGATATTGCATTGTGACTGACAATTAAAATTTGCAAGCTTGTACAGTTTGCGAGAGATTGTGCCAGCGGACCTTGTAACAGATTGTGGCTCAAACCCAAGTAGAAGAGATTGCTTAAATTTCCCATCTGACAGACTAAAGATGGAATCTCTCCAGTCAAACTGTTATTTGAGGCATCGAGAATTGAGAGGCTTTTTAAATCACCTAAACAACTTGGAATGGTACCACTAAGTGTGTTGTTTGAGAGAACGAGGCCGGAAATTGAACTGGCTCGGCAGATTGAAGATGGGATCTCGCCAGTCAATCTGTTATTTGAGGCAAAAATCAACGAGAGTCTTTTTAAATCACCCAAACATCTCGGAATGGTGCCACTGAGTCTGTTATTTGAGAGAACGAGGTCTTCTAGTGAACTGGCTTGGCAGATTGAAGATGGTATTTCTCCAGAGAAATTGTTGTTGAAGGCATAGAAGAACACCGTCGAAGAAGGAGGATCAGGTAGAGGACCATCAAAATTGTTGCTTGAGAGGTCCAAGTATGTCAATGTGCCCCTCCCTACTCTCCAAAACCATTCAGGAATCCTTTCACTGATCATGTTGTTGGAGAGGTCCAAGGATTCCAGCTCAGCGGAAGAACTCAAGAAGTATGGGAATTTGGTCAAGCTGCAATTTGATAGATCCAGATATCGGAGCACAGGGAAGGAACAGTTGCCATCACTTTGCAGCGACACATTCAGGTAATTGTTTTCTGTGAGGGAAAGGTACTGGAGATTTTTGAGCCTCGCAAACATTTCAAAGTCCATGGTGCCACTGAAATTGTTAGACCCGAGGTTCAAGTGGGTGAGGTGGACGAGGTTTCCAAGTGTCAGTGGGATCGAACCGGTAAATTGGGCCCCTACGAGGTCCAAAATGGTCATGGATGTCAGATTCCCCACTGAAGCAGGAATTGACCCACTGAACTCTGTCGATGATAGGTTTAAGGAGACGAGCGGACTAGTCCAGTTTTTTGTCTGGGGTAGAGTGCCCGTGAGATAATAATTAtcagaaagagagagactgcGGAGGGTTGGGAGACGAAAGATGTCAATCGGAACTATCCCACTTAGACCGCAGCTTTTAAGACTCAAAGATGTCAGACCGGAAGAAGAGAAGTTCGCTAGGGACATAGGAGAAACTTCAGACATGTCGGTACTATCAAGAGTAAGTTCTCTCAACTGTGTGAAATTATGTGTAAGCCATCTGAAACTATGGTCATCTAATTCCATGGTTGGGTTACCACGGATGCCCGAGAGATCAAGTGTAATTAGGCGGGAGAGGTGAGAAATTTCTAGAGGAATGGGCCCGAAGAAGTTAGAATGAGAGAGATTCAGATGAGCCATTCTGGTAAAGATACCGAACCTAGGTGAAATTCCTTGTAAGTCGAAGAAATTGTTACCAAAGAGATTGAGCCGCTGAAGATTGGGGAGCAAAAAGAGGGTGCTGTTGGAATGGATGGTACCACTGAGCTGACTGCAACTGAGGTCGAGCCCGATCACTCTATTTGCTGCTGCTGGGTGGCAAGTGACCCCAGGCCACGAGCAGCAATCAGTGCCATTCTTCCACGAGGCTGTCTTTGGATATGAAGTCTTGGAGAATTGGTCGCAGGCCACTTTGGAGGCATCACTTGTGACCGTGAATGAACTGCTGAACTGAAGTAGAGCATCGCATTCATTGATATGGCTTAGATAATGTTGGGATGATGTGGTGAGAACAGCGGCAGCAgaagagaggaggaagaggaaaaggaaggGGAAGACCCAAATCTCTCGCATGGTCTCGTCTTGTTGGTAATACTTACTGACTGATGATGAAATTTGTTTGTTAAGTTGCGTTGCGGTGGGATGGAATGAAGCACCTCCGTGCGTCCCTTAAATATTCATCCGAACATTATTATTAcattaataagaaataataatgaaagtATAATTGTctagttgaaattttttcaaattttactcgagattttatttttgcaaaaaatataattaataaaatacgATAATCTATAGAATATGTGAAGAAACTTTAATTGTTTTGAATATAATATTGTAAGATTCTGGTCAACtaaatattttacatttcataattcttttatatttcaaattttattctaaaatttcAAACAAATGCGCGCCTTCTGTCCaaaattttgtcaaattttctagtttttataaataaatctactttaaaagtttttaaaccgtgagatagatttgaaaaaataatcaaatcatgTGATATATGTCACTTGTAATTAGAAGAAATCCATTACCTAATTGCCTTAATTTACACTTCAAATGTAAATAGACCTCCGTagggaaaaaagagagtaaaaaaGGCTAAGAAAAATTTCTCGCCTGTCGATTCTTTCTTATCCCTAAGACACGCTAATTTGACAGAGAGTTTAATCAAGACGACTCGGGTGGGTTGACTCCATTACCATCCATCACCATAAGTCCATATTATATCATCTCTGATATATGTAGTTCTATCCATTACTTATTAGTTCATTCATCTCTACTGTATTTAACATTTGTTCATTCATTCAGTCGATCGTCTTCTCCCCTCACGtctaaaaatatattcattcaCTACAACTTGAGACGGGAAAATTAACTAGTCTTTGAGTCATCACCTAGTTGATACCAATTAACTGGATATACGTACTATTTACGTTAGACTAATTTCCTATGGGTCATCACCTAGTTGTTTCCGATTAGTCTTTGAGTCATCACCTAGTTGTTTCCGATTATGGGTCCAACAATCTATACGTTGTGTTTCTGTAtggtaaaaattatttaagattcttttcttttctttgttttttttgccGTTTGGGACACCTACAACTATCTCCGTAAAAAGGAAGCTACGTACCGTTTAATCATTTACACAAAtcgaattttaaatatttacagAATCTTTCGGATTATAATTTATCTCGTCTGCGGCTGTATTTGGCCAAATTAAGTTACTTCTTAACATGGAATTTCTGATCAAAATGGACCTTTTCTCTGAGTTTCAATCGGTGATTTATTATAATGTTTGGGGATAAATAAATAGGATAGTAGCagataaccaaaaaaaaactaatataatattttatttgcttAATATTAGCACATAAATTATTTGTTACACTGAGATATCTTAATGATATCTCTTTGTTATCCTATCGAGCTTTGATATGCGTAAGCAGTATACCTTTAATTATCAAAGAGTGCACGTAACCTTTATCCTAATCACTTATGATTAATAATTAGTACATAGTAGATGTCATCCAAGACATTTTCACCGAAGTTTTGATTAGGGGCGTTCAATGTTGGCTTATAGATATTTCGCTTCCTAAGTCCCCACCACTGATTTGCATCTCAAGAAGGATATATTTGGATCCAATCAACGTTGACGTTGGCGCCATGGTATAGAATATTCCCATTATCCTTATCCTAGTATTCTATCTCGACAAACCATGAAGTTTCCTTATACTCAGCAATTTTTTGAGATAAAATACTTCATGAATTTAATTCGACATTTATTCgagaaaattgaattgaactaTATGATTGTTATTGGCAATGAAAATATTCACGGATGTATAttataaaatgtaaaagtcaacTCGCGCATTATTCGTGATTCAACGAGTCAAGTGCGATCCTTTGTAAGCCTTACACGCTGATGGACATAATGCTTAACGGTCGGTTAGGTCCCGCACAATTGTCCGAAC
This region of Punica granatum isolate Tunisia-2019 unplaced genomic scaffold, ASM765513v2 Contig00407, whole genome shotgun sequence genomic DNA includes:
- the LOC116190258 gene encoding receptor like protein 27-like, coding for MREIWVFPFLFLFLLSSAAAVLTTSSQHYLSHINECDALLQFSSSFTVTSDASKVACDQFSKTSYPKTASWKNGTDCCSWPGVTCHPAAANRVIGLDLSCSQLSGTIHSNSTLFLLPNLQRLNLFGNNFFDLQGISPRFGIFTRMAHLNLSHSNFFGPIPLEISHLSRLITLDLSGIRGNPTMELDDHSFRWLTHNFTQLRELTLDSTDMSEVSPMSLANFSSSGLTSLSLKSCGLSGIVPIDIFRLPTLRSLSLSDNYYLTGTLPQTKNWTSPLVSLNLSSTEFSGSIPASVGNLTSMTILDLVGAQFTGSIPLTLGNLVHLTHLNLGSNNFSGTMDFEMFARLKNLQYLSLTENNYLNVSLQSDGNCSFPVLRYLDLSNCSLTKFPYFLSSSAELESLDLSNNMISERIPEWFWRVGRGTLTYLDLSSNNFDGPLPDPPSSTVFFYAFNNNFSGEIPSSICQASSLEDLVLSNNRLSGTIPRCLGDLKRLSLIFASNNRLTGEIPSSICRASSISGLVLSNNTLSGTIPSCLGDLKSLSILDASNNSLTGEIPSLVCQMGNLSNLFYLGLSHNLLQGPLAQSLANCTSLQILIVSHNAISDTFPRWLNSLYWLYAVDLRSNRFHGAIEIPLPSQISYLSLSNNEFSGQLPINFLLNSTASIIYLANNSFEGPLPIPSPSIGCFSVANNGFSGDIPYQLCNATKREIINLSNNSLTGTIPHCLMNFSASLDVLDLQANQFVGHMPEIIFSGKNSVRAIRLGQNRLGGTLPRSLTGCKNLQVLDLGENELEGHFPYWLDILPHLQVLILRSNWFCGLVDSSKRTSHPFPKLRILDLSDNNFSGRLPAEYIANLIAMKNEEKGSLRYMGDLNYEDTITVFVKGTELVLVKILTVFTTIDLSRNFFEGEIPESIGDLKALKGLNISHNNLTGRIPSSVGNLTDLEWLDLSSNKLNGKIPRGLADLTSLTTLNLSYNQLVGPIPHGPQMDTFNHSFDGNPGLCGPPLSDTCDTSKQSPPHAVSPEEEEEEEEEEGHWIEWRAVAMGSGCGLILGISVGYIMLETGRPRWLVRMVDRKKRRKTNRLKRNAAPRNLLRRSTRGQ